ACCGGCAGCGGCGCACCCACCTGCGACGGTCCTAGCCCGCAGCGAACAGCCGCCCGCGGTGAAACCCACCCCTGCAGCGGCAGCCCCGGCATCGGCGAGGTAGTTGCAGCCGCCGACGCCCAAAGCCCGGATCGCAGTCGCCACGCCCGCAGCCGCCAGTCGTCGCAGCCCGCCGTAGTGCGCACCTCATCGCAGCCCGCCGGCCCGCTGCCGCCCACCGCTGCCCGCTGTCGCCCACTGCCCGCTGTCGCCCGCTTGCCGCCCATCCGCTGCCGCCCGCTTGCCGGTCACCTGCCGCGATCGCCGCCGGCTGCCCACCGCCCGTTGCTGGCCGCCATCCGCCCGTTGCCGGCCGCCATCCGCCATCCGCCATCCGCCATCCGCCATCCGCCTGCTGCCAGCCGCCGGCCGTCAACCGGTCGCGACTGTTGCGGCTGTTGCGACCGCGGCGTCCCCGGTTGCGTTGGCTCGATCGCGTTTCGCCTGCTGGGGCGATGTTCGGCCGTCACGTTGGGGTCGCCGGAAAATGCTTGGCTGGGGCCGTTTTTGGCTGGGTGGCCAGCCGAGTGTCGTGGCGGTGTGGGGCGTGTTGGTGGTGTGGAGGGCCGCTGGGGCGGCTGGGGTGGTTGGGTGGGAGAAGTCGCTCGTAGGTGGAATTGTTGCGAGGTCAGGTCACCTGGACAGGTGAAATACTTCGTTGCATCGTGGGCATACGGGGGCGGCTGGTGGCACGCGGGGCTCGCCTTCCGGTAGTAACGCCCGGTGCTGAAATCCCGGCCCTGGCGAGTTTGGCTCGCTGGAGCACTGCTCGTCCCCGGTCTCCTTGCGGCATCAGGGGTTTACGCTCGCGCGCGGCAGGCGGGGTGGGACGGGGGTGTCGGCCGCGGGGGTGGGCGGCTGACCTTGGTGATCCGCGCCGACGAGGTCGTGCTGGTGGGGGAGGCTGGGGACGACGCCGAGCGGGAGGCGTTGGTCGAGGCGGTTCGGGGGCGGGTCGACTTCTACCGTGTGACGGATTTGATCACTCTTACCGGTGAACGGTTGCCGGCTTCGCCGGGCAACGTGGTCGACCTGCTGCTGGCTGCCGCGCGCAGTGGGGTCACCGGGTTCGCCGCCGGGTTCTCCGGGCAGCGGGTGGACGTCTCGGCCGTCGTGGCGGGGGAGGGGGCCGCCGAGGACTTGCGGCGGGCGGTTCGGCGGGTCTTCGCGGACGGCGCGCTGGACGTCGAGGTCCGGACGCCGGAGGTCGGGCCGCTGGACGTGGCCGCGCTCCAGCGTTCCGTCACCAACATGGTGCAGGGCGGTGGTGGGTTCCGCTTCGAACCCGGCACCACCGGCTGGGAGGGGTACGGGCCCGTGCTCGTCGGCCGCGTCGGTCGGCTGCTGCTGGTGGCGCCCCGGTCGACCATCACCCTGGTCGGGCACGCCTCCACCGAGCGGCCCGACGCCCGCGACCTCGCCCTCGCCCGGGTCGGGGTGGTGCGCGACCTCTTCGTCGCGCAGGGCGTGCGCCCGGACCAGGTCGAGACGTCCGTCAGCATCGACGCCGCACCGGAGGGGGCGGACCCGGTCGCCCGCCAGGTCGACGTCCTGATCCGCTAGCCACCCAGCCGCGCTCGGGAGCGGTCACCGGAAGTTCGCCGGTCTGCCAGGAGGTTCGCCGGTCGTGCCAGGAGGAGTGCCAGTGTTCTGGTTGTTCACGCAGATTTTCGTCC
This portion of the Saccharothrix syringae genome encodes:
- a CDS encoding OmpA family protein; amino-acid sequence: MIRADEVVLVGEAGDDAEREALVEAVRGRVDFYRVTDLITLTGERLPASPGNVVDLLLAAARSGVTGFAAGFSGQRVDVSAVVAGEGAAEDLRRAVRRVFADGALDVEVRTPEVGPLDVAALQRSVTNMVQGGGGFRFEPGTTGWEGYGPVLVGRVGRLLLVAPRSTITLVGHASTERPDARDLALARVGVVRDLFVAQGVRPDQVETSVSIDAAPEGADPVARQVDVLIR